The Setaria italica strain Yugu1 chromosome IX, Setaria_italica_v2.0, whole genome shotgun sequence genome has a window encoding:
- the LOC106804518 gene encoding nucleoporin NSP1-like, which translates to MELTPVPLPVAQEQRSSGKRPLPDAPGSASGSEAKRTRHPCAGGIATPRGLVPLLAPKKALRVSSTSAGRTATPPAASGGVTRETAEPTAEVAPTAATGGVVLQPGTGQGLTPAPPSASSADLAGQGIAPGGPPTGEVIDLDDEAEEERAAPTVVAETGAVAPATVTGTAVATEERESAPAAMTGTAAAGEVRTPVPVAAAEVGTSAQEAVAKATVAAEAGVPTPAATTGERTPASVVATKAAAVAGTGMPAPAAAMETVAAADGSGRTSASMTAAVTSTRMAAHAPGPLTRPAASGVAVLAPAATSRTAALRAAGAASTLVSVNPIPKAWSGTTLRWMSRDDPQRPLFTLDNAEE; encoded by the exons ATGGAGCTGACCCCCGTCCCTCTACCTGTGGCCCAGGAGCAGAGGAGTAGTGGCAAGCGACCAttgccagatgccccggggtcggcgtcaggCTCGGAGGCGAAACGCACCCGCCATCCTTGCGCTGGGGGAAT CGCCACCCCTCGAGGCCTCGTCCCGCtgctggcgccgaagaaggcgctacGGGTGTCGTCCACCTCCGCGGGGCGGACCGCGACTCCGCCGGCAGCGAGCGGCGGTGTCACCAGGGAGACAGCGGAGCCTACCGCGGAGGTGGCTCCTACGGCAGCAACCGGTGGAGTGGTGCTGCAGCCAGGCACGGGGCAGGGTCTGACCCCTGCTCCGCCCTCTGCCTCCTCGGCCGACCTCGCGGGACAAGGCATTGCCCCTGGGGGCCCTCCGACCGGGGAGGTGATAGacctcgacgacgaggcggaggaggagcgtgcGGCTCCGACGGTGGTGGCAGAGACGGGGGCAGTCGCCCCAGCAACCGTGAcggggacggcggtggcgacggaggAGAGAGAGTCCGCCCCCGCGGCTATGacggggacagcggcggcgggggaggtgaGGACGCCCgtcccggtggcggcggcggaggtggggacgTCCGCTCAGGAAGCCGTGGCGAAGGCAACggtagcggcggaggcgggggtgcCTACTCCGGCGGCCACAACGGGGGAGAGGACGCCTGCCTCAGTGGTCGCGACgaaggccgcggcggtggcggggacgGGAATGCCCGCTCCGGCAGCCGCGatggagacggtggcggcggcggatggatcAGGACGCACGTCGGCGTCGATGACGGCCGCGGTGACCTCGACAAGGATGGCGGCGCACGCGCCGGGGCCGTTGACGAGGCCAGCGGCATCCGGGGTGGCGGTGCTTgccccggcggcgacgtcgaggacggcggcgctgaGGGCGGCCGGAGCGGCCTCTACCCTTGTCTCGGTCAATCCCATTCCCAAGGCGTGGAGTGGGACTACCCTGCGCTGGATGTCCCGTGATGACCCGCAAAGACCCCTCTTCACGCTGGATAACGCCGAGGAGTAG